A region of the Candidatus Dependentiae bacterium genome:
AAACATTTTTGAATTGTATAGATAAGTGTAACATAAAAAAACTGAAAATGAAGCTATTTCTTTTATGATGTTTCTTTCTAACTTCTTATATATATATATATGTTTTTAATAAATATAATAGTAATAAGCAAAGACTTTTTTGGTGGATAACTTTTTCTTAAAGCTCTTATATAGTCTGCAGATCGAGCCATACAGGTGTCTTAGGATGGTGGATAAGTGGTGGATAACTTGTGGATAACTTGTGGATAACTCAAAAATAACCCTTGGATATCTTTATATAGAGGCACATAAAGAAAAATGTAAAAATAAGATCGCCCTTCAGGAGGGAGGATTGTTTTTTTGCCTAAAAGTTATCCACAAGTTATCCACCATCTATCCACCACTTATCCACCACTTATCCACCAGACAAGAAGTCAGTTTGTATGGATTCTACAAGCCTAATTGTTTCTTATTGAAAATAATTCTATATAAAAGGTATTTTTTTTGTGTGGGGTTTATAGAGTAGATTCTTCTATGGCTTTAATGATGTCTTCTGTTAGGGTGGGGAGTCTTTTTGGGTCGCGTAAGATGTATGCCGGGTGAAATGTGGGCAGAAGTAAGAAATCTTTCATTTTTATATATTTCCCGCGTACTTGTGAAATAGATATTTGTGTGTCAAGTAATCCTTCAAGGGCGGATGCTCCAAGGGTACAGATTACTTTAGGTTGAATTATTTGAATTTGTGCAAATAATAAGTTTCTGCCTTGGTGAAGTTCATCGGGATATGGCTTGCGGTTTTTTGGTGGGCGAACTTTTACTATATTGGTTATGAATACGTCTTTTCTCCTTACGTTGGCAGATTGTAGTATTTTGTCTAGTAGCTTTCCAGATCTGCCTACAAATGGACGTTGTAGTTCATCTTCTTTTGCACCGGGGGCTTCGCCAATAAACATAAGGTTTGCATTGGAGCTTCCTTCTCCAAATATAATGCGATTACTTCCGCCTTGTACAAGAAGTTTGTTTGAATTTTTATAAGGTTCATACAGTTCTTCAAGTAGCTGCTGTTTATATATCTTTAAGTTCATATCGTTTTTTAGTTAAAAGGGCCAATGTATATATTAGCATACGCATTGGCCCAAAAAATTAAAGAGTTCTTTTTTTTTATCCCGCTACATACATATGTATCAGTTGTGACCATTTGTTTTGTTTTGCAAATGGTATATGTGCATATGAGCTATGAATACGTCGCTCGGGAAAATAAATTGATATGCCACGAGCTTGATTTAAGTTTTTGCCACATACATTTGCAAGAACCAGTTTTCTGATGATTGCCCGTCCATGATCAAGCAGAGTCCTCAGTTCATTTGTTATTTTTTGTCCTCGTTTTGCATTAGTAAAACTAAAATGTTTTAAATTGTATTCAAGGTTCACATATAGATGGTGCAGGTCAATGTAACTTGGTTCATCAAAGTGTGTACACAGTAGTTTGTTTTTGCTCGCACGAATTGCATTGTTCACGCTTTTGTTTTTTTGTAGCTGTAAGGCTTCAATGAGTAAAGTTGCAACATCATTTATGTTCTCTTGAAGAAAGCTAAGGTCGTCAAGAAAGATTGCTGATTGCGTATAGTCGTTTGTTATTTTATTATATGTTTCTTCATAGACATGTGCAATGTGACGAGCAAAATCACGCTTGTTGAGCGATCTATATAAAAATGGCTCAAGAACTTTTTGGTAATTCCACCCTGTGCCAAGTTCTACTTCTTGTGATCCAACCATAATATGAGCGTGCTGTTGTAATAAATCACAAACTTCAATCATAGACATTAAGCATGCATCAAAGCCGATAATTGCAAATTTTTCATTATTTAGATATTTTTTACGAACAGCGCTTAAGGCATAATCTAGTTTTTCATTTGTAAGATAGTTTCCGGCTGAGTCATCCCAGCAGATGCCCTTTGAGTTGTCTTCGCATTCTTCAGCATTTGATTTTGATAGGTTGCGTTCATTTGTTTGTAAATCATTATCAATTTCCTGCCAAGCAAGAGACTCCGGATCCTGTTGTTCAAGTAACCATAATATGTCTTGTGCATCATGATTGTGTTGAGCCGGATCAACATCTCCTAAGATACTTGTTGATCGATCAAGTTCAAGCATGTTTAAGGTTGGATTATATGTGAAGAGTTCTGTTGGGCTGATAATTCTGCCATGATATGGATCAAGAGCACCGGTTCCATGATTCCAGAAAATAAGAGCGTAGTCATGTGCCGGATAATCTGTAATTGCCCATTGGCAAGCAGATATTAATGTTTCAGGTTGTCCACTGTCCATGCGTTGTGTTGCAGGATCATAAGCATTAACGTGTAATATTTTATTTTTTTCAATATAGTAACGTCGAGTTATTTTTTTGTTTCCTGCGATGCGAATATCCAGATGCACAACTATGTGGATATTTTCATTTGAGCCAATTGCCGCCATTTGTTTTATGTTGCGTGCTGCAAAGCTGCGTAAATCATTGTCGGCTGCCATATAAACAATGATGGAGGTTTGTCTTTTGGATGTTTTTTTATGATGTTTTTTTTCTTTGTTGTATGAAACCGCAGGCATAATATGTTGCTCTCGCGATAAAGCGAGATGCTCATAAGTAAATAAAGTAAAAACAATTAAACATGCTTTTATTGTTTTAAAATTCATTATCCCTTCCCCTTTTTTTTGATGTGAATTTTAATTACATGATATGAAAAATAGGAGGCAAAATGCAATGAATTGGTATTCTGTTTTTACTTTTGATACAACAGTTGGCTATTTGTTATTGCAAGAACAAGAGTCAACCCAAAGCTCAATTGAAAATCTAGAAAAAAAAGTAACGAAGGATTGATGAATAAAAAAAGACAAATAAGCATGAGGATGGTATGGACGATATTGATTTGGAGCCCTGATATTTTGCAAAACATGCACCATAAAAATCCGGTATATGCTCGTGAAAATGAGATACTTGGCCAAGTGAGTAAAGCATAAAAACCTGTGACTAAAAGAGTAACTAATTGTTTTGAAAGGAGAGGGATAGGAATATATCGGAGGATTAACTGTAATAATAAAATGAATATAATGAGATGCAATCCTGACCGGGCCAGATAATGTATAATGCCCCAATTTAAAAAGAGGTTTTTAATGTGCTGATACTGCTTTTTTATGCAAGATCTATTGCCTAGAAAAATTGACGACAGTAATGTTATTGTATTAGGAGAACATTTTTTTTGTAGTTGATTTAATATGTTGTGTTTGAATGTATGTATAGATCTTTTAAGATGAAACCTTGGATGATAAAGAATGCTTGCCTTGTTATTTTTTAAAAACGTAGTTGCATGTATTCCTTCTTTTATTAAATAGGTATTAAAAGAATTACTATTTTTTTTTCCTATTTTAATATCCTGGAGCATGATTGTGTCGCCAACTGTGTAATAAGGCTTTTGTTTTGTATAGCACTGTAGTCGCCAATTGAATCGTGAGGGGATGTTGTTCTTAGTGTTGGTTGTCGAAGTGACGTCAATTAAAACAGTATAATGATATAGGTCGTGCTGCACGGGATCAATATCATAAACCGATCCGGTTATATTTACTATTTGATTGCGAATGAGAGATGCATGGCAATTGTGTCTATACAGCTGAAATTGTAAGCGGGTGAATCCTAGTACAAAAAAAATAATACACAAAAAAAATGGTTTCCATGAAGATGAATTTAGTGTAATAAATATTGAAATAAACCAAAAGACTGAAAATATTATCCATTGATATGTATAAGCAAAACTGATGCCCAGCAAAAAAGAGCTTGTGAATGCAAGCCATAAGATCAGGCGATTTGCGTGAGATTTAACTATTGATTTTTTGTCATGTTCTTTCATTATGTAAGTATATAAGATTTGACTATGTAATCAAGTAAATGGAAAATAAAGAGCCCTATTGTGTATAAAATAATATGTGTGGTAACATAATGTTTCCAATAGTCACGTTGGTGCCTATTTATATTAGGAACAAAAAAATGAAAAACCGGTTATTTTTTATATTCATGATGTCATATATAATTCCTGTAAATTGTAATAAGCAGTTTGATGTTCAGAAGCATTTAAATCGGATTAAACATAAAATTGTTATGAATTTTCCTGAGCAATGGCAGAAAAAAGGGGAAATATATTTTTGGCCTTTTGTTGGTGTATGTACTGTATTAATATGTGCAGTATCAATATCTTGTTGTGTCAGGAGAGATACACAAGATTCTCGCGAGATATTTACTGATATGCTAAATAAGATATTTGGTCAAGATATTCCTGCAGATATGAAGTTAAACAATGGAGAGCATTGGGCCAATTTGCATGTTTTATTTGATAGATCAGGCGCTACGCTGCATTTAGGTAAAGAGGATCATCAATTGTGTGCTCAAATGCTTAATCTTCCTTTAGGTTCTCCTCTTAATCCAGATGTGGCTAGTATTGTTAATTTTGCTATGAGTAGGCTGGGAAAAACAAGCTAAATTGGCCTTTTCTTTGCTCATTTTAGCAAATTAATCTACACTTAAAATATCGCTCTATATCAACGAAATGAGGAAATATGAAAGCTTTTGGCTCTATTGAGCATTATACATTAGAAAATGGTCTTCAAATAATTATTAATCCTGACTCATCAACACCGAAGGTTTCTGTACAACTTTGGTATAATGTCGGCTCAAAAGATGAAAAAGATGGAGAAAAAGGGTTAGCCCACTTGCTTGAGCATATGATTTTCAAGGGAACTCATAAGCTTTCTGAATCCGATATCAATATGATTACTCAAAAATTATCCGGCTATACCAATGCATTTACTTCATATGATTATACAGGATATTTATTTGATTTTCCCAAGCAGCATTGGCATGCTGCTCTTGAAATGCTTTCTGATTGCATGACTAATTGTACATTTCCTGATGATATGCTGCAGTCTGAGCTAAAAGCAGTGATTCAAGAACTTAAAATGTATAAAGACAATTATGTTTCAAGTTTGATCGAGTCGATGACAAGTTCGGCATTTTCTGACCACCCTTATCATCACCCTATTATTGGTTATAAGCAAGATTTATGGAGTATAACGCGAGACGGATTAGTTGCGTTTTATAAAAAGCATTATAAACCAAATAATGCAACTTTGGTTGTGGTCGGTGATGTTGATCCGGCAAAGGCGCTTGCTGAAATAAAAAATTATTTTGGAGCAATTCCTGCGGGCGATAAGATTGAAAAAATAGAACATTATGCACAACAAGATATGCAATCTACAAGCGCTACCTTGTATCGTGATATTCAGCGTCCATTATTGATGTATGCTTGGCGCGTGCCGGGGATTAAAGAAAACAGTGAATTTTTGTTGAGTGTGTTAGCGCACATAGTTGGTCAATCACAAAACTCAAGGTTGTATCGATTGTTGGTTGATGATCTGCAACTGGCAACTGATGTGAGTATGTTTTTGGATGACCTTTTTGAGCATGGTTTGCTCTTTTTTCATGTTGACCCGGTGGATGAAAATGCAGTTAAGGAGATCGAAATACAGATAAAAAAGGTGCTTATAGCATTGCAAGAGTCTGTTGATGATGATGAAATTTCTCGCGCAATCAAGCAAGTGAGTATGGGGCATTTAGTTCAAGGTGAAACATTGCAAGAGCGCGCTTATATGATAGGCAAAGGTTTTCTTGCAACAAAAAATCCAAATTATATTAATGAGTTTATTCAAACAGATGAACGTACAATAAAAGAGCAAATAAAAACGTTAATATCCAACTGTTTGCGTGCAACAACGATGCATAAAGGTGTAATAGCACCATTGCCTGATACAGAAAAAGAGCATTGGCTTTCCGTTCAAGAAGAAAGTGATCGAACTGATGCTGTTATTTTATCACGTAAAGTGCGCGAGACTGAAATTGAGCCGGGTAAGTTGGTACATCAAATAGACACGAAAAAAATGAATCAGTTTGTTGTACCACAGCATGAGCGATTTGATTTGCAAAATGGTTTAAAAGTTCTTTTTTCTCCTACGGGGGGACAAAAAATTGAACTGATTTTAGAATTTGAATCGCAATTTTATTGTGATCCGGAGCATTTACAGGGCTTGTGTAATTTTACCTTTGCACTGCTTGAAGAAGGCACTAAAAAGTTTAGTAAAACAAAGCTTGTGCAAGAACTAGCCTCACGGGGAATGCATTTAGAGGTTGGAGCCGGTTCCATTTCGTTGACTTTGTTAAAAGAAGATTTAGATTTTGCATTGCAAGTGATAGATGAGTTGGTGGAAAATGCATTATTTGATGAAAGAGCTATTGAAAAAGTACGAGCACAGATTCTATCTGATATTGATGATTTTTGGGATGAGCCTAATCAGTTTATAAAACAAATTGCACGAGAGCATATTTATCAGGATCACCCTTATAAAAAATCATTCTTAGGGACAAAGGAGTCTGTTGCTAAGATCAATCGTGATGATTTATTGCATTATTATAAACAGCATGTAAGGCCCAACAATGCTTGTTTGGCAGTTGTAGGTGCATTTGATGAAAAAAATCTTGAACTAAAAGTCCAAGAAATATTCAATCAATGGGAGCCGGTGCAATCAGTTCGAATTGAATATCCTCATCTTGTAATGCCTAAGCAAAAAAATATTATTCATCCTATTGTTCGTGACCAGGTTGTTCTTGCATTTACAGGGCTTTCAGTTGACCGAAAAAATATAAAATATGACCCTCTTTTGGTGTTCGATCAAATTTTTGCCGGTGGTGTTACCGGATCTATGAGTTCACATTTATTTCAATTGCGTGAGCAAACTGGTCTATTTTATACGATTGGTGGTTCTTTGGTATTTGGTGCCGGCCATCAACCGGGAATGTTCTTTATTAAGACAATCGTTTCACAAGATCGCTTGCATGAAGCTGAAAAAGTTATTAAGCAAACAATGCAATCGTCCGCACAGAAAGTTGACTCACAAGAGTTCCGTGCTGCAAAAGATGCATTGTCTCATTCTTTAATTGATCAGTTTGCAACACAAAAAGGTATTGCTCACAGCTTCTTGCTCATCGATCGACTCTCATTGCCAAAAGATTATTATGCTCAACGAGTGCATATGATTGAACAAGTCGATAGAAATGAAATGATGAAGGCGGTCCAAGAAGTTATGGATGTTGATAATATCAGCACAATAAAAGTTGGTCGATTGTAGATATTACTTTGTATTCGGAGTGAATTGTTCTAATTTATAGATGCCAAATTGTTTTTCAATGTCAGCTACTTTATTTAAAATAGATTTAAAGCCATTATCGCCAAATAGTTTATGCTCCAATTCTTCAAATTTCTCACTGAGCTCTTTAAATTCTTTTGGACTTATTAGTGAACGAATAAGAGGAAATAAAACCGTGTCCTCACGTGCTTCATGTGGACGGTACATAGATATAAACTTTTGCATTAATCTTTTTGCGGCATGTTTTTCTTTTGTATTAAGATCTTTTTTGTTAGTAACTATTTTTTTAAGTTGTGATGTAATTATTCGGCCTTTTACATGTTGGTCTTTTAATGTTCTGACCAATTGTACCTTTTTTTTCTTTTTTTCAAAAAGTGGAAAGATATAATCTTCTTCCAGTTTTTCATGATAATTTTCTATAAAAGATTCAATTATTTGAATAGCTTTTTCAAGTGATTGTATTGGAAAATCAGACTTGCAATCTATTCTTCTAATGCACTCTTCATAGATCAATAAAAGACGATTGAGAATGCCATGTTCTCTCATGAGATCTTCTGTTAATGGGATTTCAAATTCTTCTTTTTTAATCACATTTACATCCTTTTGCTCGATAGAGAATAAAATCTTAAAATTTAATAATATAGGAATAACAAAAAAAATAGCTAACAATTTCTTCATGTTTTATTTCCTCTTTTATAGTAATTAAGAACATGAGATGAATCAGTCCCTTGTTATTATTATTATCGAATATGTAATAACTTTACAAGTTTGTGTGATTAATAGTGAAATTTTTGCTTCATAGATCAAAAAAAGAAAAATTTAGCTCTCGAGATTTTTGTTCAAAAGTTCACCCAGATATTGAAGCAATACGCTATTCACTCAAAATATAATTTGGAATTTTTATTTTAATGCCTGTATAGTCACCTTCTAAGTCACTCTATTGATCTCCAATGCGTAATAATGTCATAGCTTTCTTGTACAAGTTCAGCACGTTTTTGTTTTTTATATTGATAAAATGGGGTGATTTTTTTCTTCAGGTGTACGCAAGATAATGCGCTCAAAAGTTGTGTTTTCTTCTTTGCTAAATTGCATTATTATTAAAGTATGCGTAGTACGAAAGTGCCGTTTCGTCAATATCAATAATCACCACTGAGGTTTCAGTTGCTTTTATGTTTTGCAACTGTTGCCATGCTTTTTGCAAAGCTTTATCTGTTTCCTTTTCAAATGCTTCAGATTCATAATATTCTTGAACTTGTTTTTTTACTTCAGCGATGTTTGCGGGTTTTGCTAAAATGTCATTTGTTATGATTGCAAAAAAATAGAACGCATATTTTTTTTCATTACACTTCTGCGTCAAATTTAGCTTTCAATTTTCGGTAAACTTCATGCATCTCTTGCGTAATCACACTGGTTTGACCAATAATATGTATCCAATTGGTGTCATTGTGCCAACGCGGAACAATTTGTACATGTAAGTGATTAGGTTTGCTTGCCCCAGCGGCTTTGCCAATATTAATACCAACATTTGCTCCATGCGTATGAAATGTTCCTTTTAAAGCAGAAACAGCCATTGATGTTGCTTCCATCAATGCAAAATACGCATGCTGTTTTTAATTTTTTTGCATCTTGCTTATGCCAACATTCGTTTGTGTAGGTTGCACGTTTTGGATTATAAATTGAGGATCAGTGTGTATTTGTTTGCATGATGGACAAAAGAAATATACATGTGATTATTTTCTTAAACATTGTTATAATCCTTTTTTTGAAGTTAGTGCAAAAAAGCATTTTAATTTATACTATCGATACAGGAGAAAGGCAAATGAGAAAATTATTATTGATTGGTTGCTTATTACAACCTATTTTTGTTTCAATTCAAGGAAAATCACCTACTATGCATATTGATAAAAAAGTTCTAAAAAATGGTTTAACTGTTTTAGTCCGTCCAAATCATACAGTACCGAAAGTTTCTGTTCAACTTTGGTATAACGTCGGTTCAAAAGATGAAAAAGATGGCGAAAAAGGGATTGCGCATCTTATTGAACATATGATGTTTAAAGGCACAAAAGAGATGCTCTCCGAAACTGATATCAAAGTTATAGCGCATATGCTCTCAGGTAACTGTAATGCATTTACTTCATATGACTATACCGGTTATTTATTCAATATGCCATCACATAATTGGCGACAAGTTTTGCCTATTATGGCGGACTGCATGGTCAATACTTCATTTAAAGATGATCACTTAAATTCAGAAATGAAAGCGGTTATTCAAGAGCTTAAAATGCTCAAAGATAATCATACACGGTCCGTTGTTTATAATTTGTTAACCTCTATCTTTCCGGATCATCCATATCATTATCCATTGATTGGTTACAAACAGGATTTATGGTCGGTAACGGGTGCAGATTTAGAACGTTTTTATAAAAAACATTATTTGCCAAATAACGCAACATTAATAGTTGTAGGCGATGTTGACGCTCAAGAGGTATTTACATTAGCGGAACAGTATTTTGGTGCTATACCTGCGAATTTTGATTATAAAAGAGAGGATTTCTATCACAACCCTGATATTGCATCAAAGTCAGTTTCAATTTATAGAGATGTTCAACAACCAATTGGTATCTTTGCTTTTGTTGTTCCAGGCGCAAAAGAAAAACTGGCCCATTTAACTGATGTGATATCAAATATTTTAGGGGGTGGTAAAAGTTCACGTTTATATAAAAAACTAATTGATGAACGGCAGTTGGTAACATCACTTGATACTATGTGTCTTGACCTGTTTGATCATGGACTTTTTTTGGTACTGTTTACTCCAAAACGTGAACAAGATATTGATGAAATAGAGTTTGTTCTTTTTGGTGAAATCAATGACATTGTACGCAATGGTGTAAATGATAAAGAGCTGCAAACGGCACTTAAAAAAGCAAAAATGAGCGAATATAGTTTGCTTGAAAAAAATGAAAAACAGGCATATGTGATTGGTAAATATCAATTAGCTTGTAATGATCCGGGTTATGTATTTACTTATTTAGATATTCCAAAAGATGCTTTGCAAAAAGATATACAAACCTTTTTGAGTTATTATTGTCGTCCAAGTGTTATGCATAAAGGATTAGTATTGCCATTGCCTGAAAATGATAAGGCACAATGGTTAAGCTTCCAAGAAGCTTCAGATTTACAAGATGCACGTATTTTATCGGCTCGTCAGCGTGAAACACAAGTTGAAATGCCAAAATATGCGCAAAAGATTCAAATTCAACAACCAACTGATTTCAATTTTCCTAAAGCGCAAGAAGCGCAACTTGAAAATGGCATGAAACTATTTTGGTATAAAAATGATCAAACTCCAAAAATAAATCTTGTTTTAGAATTTAAAGCAAAATCTTGGAATGATCCGCAAGATAAACAAGGTTTGTTTGCATTTGTTACCCGTATGATGACTGAGGGGACAAAAAATTATACGGCAAATGAACTTGCCGAGGAATTTGAGTCTCGAGGCATGGCTATTTCAATGTATCCTGGTGGTATTTCAATGTCTCTGTTGCATGAGGATCTGCAAAAAGGTCTTGAATTATTGAATGAACTGTTAACCAATGCAATATTCTCAATTGATGCGATCGAAAAAGTTCGCGCTCAAATGTTATCCGAGTTGAAACAGTTTTGGGACAACCCAGACTATTTTTCAAGTCAATTAATGAGTGAAATGGTTTATAAAGGTCATCCATTTAGTAAAAATAGTATGGGAACCGTTGAGTCTGTTTTATCAATCACTCAAAAAGATTTAATCGATTTTTATAACAGTTATATTTCCCCCGATGGTGCAAAATGTGCAATTGTGGGTGATTTGCGTGGTTATGATATAAAGGCTGAAGTGCAAAAAACATTAGGTAATTGGAATGGGTCTCAAATTGATGAGCTTGAATTTCCTGAGGTGCAAGATGCATGTGCTCAGGAAAAAGTTTATCCTATTAATAGAGATCAAGTTACTTTAATGATGGCAAAAAAATCGATTGATCGTAAAAATAGTGATTATGATAAACTACTTATTTTCGATCAAATTTTTGGTGGTTCATTGCATTCACGTTTGTATCAACTGCGTGAACAAAGTGGCCTTTTTTATACTATAAACGGTTCGACTATTGCTCAATCAGGCCTGCAACCGGGAATGGTTGTTGTGCGAACTTTAGTATCCAAAGATCGCGCCCATGAGGCGGAAAAAGCAATAAAAGAGATGATGAAATCCGTAAGTGAAACATTGACTGATCAAGAGATTGCAGAGGCAAAAAATGCTTTAGCAAGTAATCTAGTAAGCTTTTTTGATTCGAATGCAAATATTGCTCAAGCTTTTCTATTTTTAGATAAATATGGATTTAATGCTGATTACTTTGACCATCGTGCAAAAAATATTGCACAGATAACGTTGCAGGAAGTAAAAGATGCTGCAAGTAGATATTTATTACCAGATGAAATGTGTGTGTTGCGTATTGGGCGTTTGGATTAAGAAGTAATTTTTAAAATAAAAAAGGGTAGCTAATTTGATAGCTACCCTTTTTTTTATATAAGTTTTAGAAACTTATTCGATTATCCACAAGTATCAGGTATTGCACCGTCAGCTCGTAATTCTTCGACTTGTTGTGGAGTTGGTTCAACTGCACAAGCAGGTTTGTCTGCACATGAATAAGTTACGTGTTCACTACGGTGAACATGTTTATTTATGTGGCGACGGGCAGGAACTAAATAACAAAGATCCGGTTGCTCGCCTTCGCTGCAATCGTTACTATAAGTTACTTCACAAATACGTGCAGGTCCGATACATTGTTTAGCCGGCGCACATCTTGGAGCGCATACAGGTGCACATTTTGGAGCACAGCTACGGCCACAACGGCGAGCTTCAGTCATACCAACAAATGAAGCAGCCAATAATGCTACTACTAATAATTTCTTCATAAAAAATCCCTTTTGGTTTATGAAGGTTTAACAAATACTATCTACTTCAAGATCTTGAGTAGTTCTTTACTACTATCACCATTGTAGCATCTAGTATTTTCTATTTGCAATAAATTTTTATAAAAAAACAAAAAAGTATCACCAAAAATCATGAAAACCCTTTATTTTAGGGGTTTTATTGTATTTGGTTATTATGAAAAAAATAAGAAATTAGGATATTTTTAGACACAAATTGTGCTTCATTTCTTTAAGTTTGGAGATAGAATCTTGGAGCATTTTGTTCTCTTGGCTGTCTAGAGGGACGTTGAGCACTGATTTTATTCCTTGAGCGTCAATTATTGCCGGGACGCTCATGCATATATCATATTCTTGAATATAGCATGATACGGGCATGATGCGTTTTTGATTGAAAATTATATTCTCACAAGTGGCTGCTAGGCATGATGCAATCCCATAACAGGTATAATTTTTGTACTGAATGATTTCATACGCTTTTTCTTGGGTTTTTTTTGCTATTGCATTGAGCTCTGATTTTTCAATAAAGTTTGTTAGTGGCGATCCTGCAATAGTTGCAGATGAAAGCGCTGCCACTTGGCTGTCGCCATGTTCGCCTAATACATATGCATGTATCGATTGTTCAGCAATGCCGGTTTTTTCTGCGATTAAATTGCGTAATCTGAGTGAATCAAGTAAAGTGCCGGAGCCAAAAACCTGTTTTTTTGGCAATTTTGCAATCTGTTGAGCGTATAATGTGAGCGTATCTACAGGATTGGTAACCATAATGAGTATGGCGTCAGTATTGATTGGGGTCATATCATCAATTATCTGTTTGATTATCTGTTGGTTAATATGTAATAATTCTGAGCGAGGCTGCCCTTTTTTTTGTGCTTTTCCTGCTGTTATTATGATAATATCTGCTTGTCCGACTTGTTTTAAAGTTGCTTGTGATATTTTTGATGTTTTACTAAAAAATAGTGCATCAGAAAGGTCTAAAGCTTCACCTTTGCAATCTAACTCATTGATATCAACAAGCATAATTTCAGCGGCAAAATTGTTCATTAGGCATGCATAAGCTGTGGTTGATCCCACAGAACCTGTGCCAATAATAGCTATTTTTGTTGGCATGGATTAACCTTTTTTTGTGAACCATGGGATAAAGATACTTGTTTTTCTTTTGTATTGTGCAAATTGCGCTAAGCCTTGCAGTTGTTTTTCGGCCAATGGAATCCCCGAAACGAATAATAAAATATATGAAATCATAATAGGGCTTATAACTGATATCCATCCATTAGGGACGTTTAATGC
Encoded here:
- a CDS encoding pitrilysin family protein, whose protein sequence is MRKLLLIGCLLQPIFVSIQGKSPTMHIDKKVLKNGLTVLVRPNHTVPKVSVQLWYNVGSKDEKDGEKGIAHLIEHMMFKGTKEMLSETDIKVIAHMLSGNCNAFTSYDYTGYLFNMPSHNWRQVLPIMADCMVNTSFKDDHLNSEMKAVIQELKMLKDNHTRSVVYNLLTSIFPDHPYHYPLIGYKQDLWSVTGADLERFYKKHYLPNNATLIVVGDVDAQEVFTLAEQYFGAIPANFDYKREDFYHNPDIASKSVSIYRDVQQPIGIFAFVVPGAKEKLAHLTDVISNILGGGKSSRLYKKLIDERQLVTSLDTMCLDLFDHGLFLVLFTPKREQDIDEIEFVLFGEINDIVRNGVNDKELQTALKKAKMSEYSLLEKNEKQAYVIGKYQLACNDPGYVFTYLDIPKDALQKDIQTFLSYYCRPSVMHKGLVLPLPENDKAQWLSFQEASDLQDARILSARQRETQVEMPKYAQKIQIQQPTDFNFPKAQEAQLENGMKLFWYKNDQTPKINLVLEFKAKSWNDPQDKQGLFAFVTRMMTEGTKNYTANELAEEFESRGMAISMYPGGISMSLLHEDLQKGLELLNELLTNAIFSIDAIEKVRAQMLSELKQFWDNPDYFSSQLMSEMVYKGHPFSKNSMGTVESVLSITQKDLIDFYNSYISPDGAKCAIVGDLRGYDIKAEVQKTLGNWNGSQIDELEFPEVQDACAQEKVYPINRDQVTLMMAKKSIDRKNSDYDKLLIFDQIFGGSLHSRLYQLREQSGLFYTINGSTIAQSGLQPGMVVVRTLVSKDRAHEAEKAIKEMMKSVSETLTDQEIAEAKNALASNLVSFFDSNANIAQAFLFLDKYGFNADYFDHRAKNIAQITLQEVKDAASRYLLPDEMCVLRIGRLD
- a CDS encoding L-lactate dehydrogenase — protein: MPTKIAIIGTGSVGSTTAYACLMNNFAAEIMLVDINELDCKGEALDLSDALFFSKTSKISQATLKQVGQADIIIITAGKAQKKGQPRSELLHINQQIIKQIIDDMTPINTDAILIMVTNPVDTLTLYAQQIAKLPKKQVFGSGTLLDSLRLRNLIAEKTGIAEQSIHAYVLGEHGDSQVAALSSATIAGSPLTNFIEKSELNAIAKKTQEKAYEIIQYKNYTCYGIASCLAATCENIIFNQKRIMPVSCYIQEYDICMSVPAIIDAQGIKSVLNVPLDSQENKMLQDSISKLKEMKHNLCLKIS